GTAAAAACTCTAATTGAAGCATTTATTTTGGTTTCAGTTGTGATTTTTATTTTTCTACAAGACTTCAGGTCGACTTTGATACCGGCCATAGCAGTACCTGTTTCCTTAATAGGAACATTCTTCTTTATGCAGGTTTTTGGATTTTCAATTAATATGCTTACCCTTTTTGCTTTGGTTTTGGCAATAGGTATAGTGGTAGATGATGCGATAGTAGTGGTTGAGGCAGTGCATGTCAAAATGCACAAATATGGAATGAATGCCATGGATGCTACCATAGCTGCAATGAAGGAAATAGGTGGGGCGATTGTTGCGATTACCTTGGTGATGACAGCGGTATTTGTTCCCGTAAGCTTTCTTTCAGGTCCAGTGGGCATTTTTTATAGGCAATTTTCACTTACTCTTGCTATAGCCATTGTTATCTCAGGCATCAATGCACTTACCCTTTCACCTGCTTTATCGGCTTTATTGTTAAAGCCTACAGACGTCAAACATGATCCATCCAAAGGAATAATGCAAAAGTTTTTTTATCATTTTAATAAGAAATTTGATGCATTAACCTCTAGATATGGGGCTATTCTTAGAATTATTGCCAATAGAAAAGTCATAACATTTGGAGCATTAGGTCTTTTCTTTTTCCTCACTTATGGAGTATTGTCCGTTTTACCTACTGGTTTTATTCCAAATGAAGACCAGAGTATGATCTACGTGAATGTCACCACCCCTCCAGGTGCCACTGTAGAACGTACCTCAGAAATCATGGACCAAGTACAAGCCAATTTGTTGCCATTAGGTGAGGTGGAGACCATTTCTACATTAGCCGGTTACAGCCTTATGACTGAAACAGCAGGGGCTTCTTATGGGATGGGGATGATCAATTTGGTGGACTGGGGAAGCAGGAATAAAAATGTCAATGAATTAATCAAAGAATATGAGGAGAGGACTTCTCATATTAAAGGTGCAAAAATCCAATTTTTTTCACCTCCCGCTTTGCCTGGTTTTGGAAACGCGTCTGGTTTTGAGTTGCGTTTACAGGATAGATCAAGTTCGGGATTGGATAATATGGGTAGAATAACCCAGGAATTTGTTGAAGCTCTCAACCAGAGACCAGAACTCAAGGGGGTCGAGACAAATTTTGAGCCAAATTTCCCTCAATATATTTTGAATGTGGACCATGATAAAGCCGCAAAATTGGGAGTGTCTGTGGAATCAGCTATGGAAACACTTCAAAGTTATATTGGAAGTTTTTATGCTTCTAATTTTATAAGGTACGGTTTGATGTATAAAGTCATGATTCAAGCATCTCCTGAATACAGAACTTCTCCCGAGTCTATTTTATCCATGTATGCTAAAAATGATCGCGGACAAATGGTACCTTATTCCAATTTTGTGAATTTGGAGAGGGTTTATGGCCCGGAGCAACTCACCAGATACAACATGTACACTTCTGCATTGATTACGGGCGATGCAGCAGAGGGTTTTTCTTCTGGCGATGCCATTAGGGCAGTGGAGGAAGTTGCAGTTAAAATTCTTCCAAGAGGCTTTGATATTGACTGGTCAGGAATTACAAGGGAGCAAATAGCTGCTGGTAATCAGGCTCTTTATGTGTTTGCTATCTGTGTGGTATTTGTATACCTCCTTCTTTCAGCACAGTATGAAAGTTACATTTTGCCTTTGGCTGTATTGTTTTCTCTTCCCGCTGGTATTTTTGGATCTTTTCTTTTTTTGAAAATAACAGGCTTGGAAAATAATATTTATGCCCAGGTATCCCTGGTTATGTTAATCGGATTACTTGGTAAGAATGCTATATTAATTATTGAAATAGCCAGACAAAATAGGATGCGAGGCCTTAGTATTTTGCGGAGTGCCATCTATGGTGGTGTGGAAAGGTTAAGGCCTATTTTGATGACCTCATTTGCTTTTATCGCCGGATTGATTCCTTTGACCATAGCTTCTGGAGCAGGGGCCATTGGTAACAGGACTATTGGGACAGCCGCAGCCGGAGGTATGCTTATCGGTACATTAGTCGGTGTATTTCTGATACCTGGTCTTTATGTGGTATTTGAAACCATGGCCACTAAATTCAAGAAAAAAGAAACCTCAGAAATTTCTGTAAAGGCATGAGCATCATGAATTGGAATACAAGAACAGTTGCATTTGTGGGCCTAATGACATTAAGTATTTTGGTATTTGGATGTCAGGCCACCAAGATCCAAGAAGATATTAATTATGGTCAAACTCCAAAGGTTTATTTTGATGAAAATAAAAATGGGGATTCTACCATAGCCGTTCTGCAATGGGAAGAATTCTTCCAAGATCCTGCACTGAAGGATTTAATTGCAGTTGCCTTGACCAACAATCAAGAAAACCTGAAAACACTTGAGAGAATCAAACTTGCAGGGGCGGAATTCAAAATGGCAAGGGTAGGAATGCTCCCTGAAATCAATGGATTTGCAGGTGCATATAGGCAAAGATTTGGAGAGTATACCATGGATGGGGTAGGAAATGCGGATTCGAACCTTTCACCTTCTGTACCAGAAGACAAGAAAATTCCCGATCCATATAGGGACTTCATAATAGGTGCTCAATTCAATTGGGAGTTGGATATCTGGGGAAAGTATAAGAACCGCAAAAAAGCAGCGGCAGCCAGGTATTTGGCTTCCCAGGAGATGGCCAATCTTGTAAAAACTTTACTTATCTCTGAAGTAGCGCAGTCTTATTACATTTTGGTGGGCCTGGATGAAGAATTGAGGGTTTTGGAAGAAAATATCAGATTACAGGAGTTGGCGGTAAATCTTACCAAAGACCTAAAAACTGCAGGAAAAGAGAATCAATTGGCCGTGGATCAGTTTGAAGCTTTGATGCTAAACTCTAAAGCATTGTTAGTGGAAAAACAGAGGCAATTACGTTCTGAAGAGCTAAGGTTGACCGGTCTTTTGGGTGTTTATCAATTTGACCACCAAAGACTTGGACTGGACCGGGTTTTTGACAGGCCAGAATTGGTTCAAATCGGATTACCTTCAGATCTACTGCTATTGAGGCCAGATATTAGATCTGCCGAACAGGAATTGTTGGCGAGTAAAGCGGATATTTCTGTAGCAAGAGCAGCCTATTTCCCTTCATT
This Cecembia calidifontis DNA region includes the following protein-coding sequences:
- a CDS encoding efflux transporter outer membrane subunit — its product is MNWNTRTVAFVGLMTLSILVFGCQATKIQEDINYGQTPKVYFDENKNGDSTIAVLQWEEFFQDPALKDLIAVALTNNQENLKTLERIKLAGAEFKMARVGMLPEINGFAGAYRQRFGEYTMDGVGNADSNLSPSVPEDKKIPDPYRDFIIGAQFNWELDIWGKYKNRKKAAAARYLASQEMANLVKTLLISEVAQSYYILVGLDEELRVLEENIRLQELAVNLTKDLKTAGKENQLAVDQFEALMLNSKALLVEKQRQLRSEELRLTGLLGVYQFDHQRLGLDRVFDRPELVQIGLPSDLLLLRPDIRSAEQELLASKADISVARAAYFPSFNLFGMAGFNAFDFSRLFLNPASSVYQFGAGLVAPVFNRNQIRANFEAANSRQRIAWYDYEQTVLRSYLEVLDLVNEFQTYDEQLQVKTYEVEVQKRSVENSNTMFMVGYANYLEVINAQSRALQSQIELIELKVKQLQSNVKLYRALGGGWN
- a CDS encoding efflux RND transporter permease subunit produces the protein MLKIFIKRPVLSTVISILITLVGLLSLFRLPITQFPEIVPPSVTVTAKYTGANAEVLAKAVATPLERAINGVPGMQYMTSVNTNDGVTLINIVFKVGTDPDVAAVNVQNRVATVLDELPEEVIRAGVQTEKEVNSMLMYLNLMTSDTTQDEKFVYNFADINILPELKRIDGVGFAQIMGFKDYAMRIWLKPDRLVAYNLSPQDVTNAIRAQNVEAAPGKSGISSDRDPQALQYVLKYTGKFTQEEDYENITLKALPDGSLLKLKDVADIVFDAQEYSMVSMTDGRPSASIMIKQRPGSNAREVIQNIKNKMDELQGESFPPGMEYNVSYDVSRFLDASIWNVVKTLIEAFILVSVVIFIFLQDFRSTLIPAIAVPVSLIGTFFFMQVFGFSINMLTLFALVLAIGIVVDDAIVVVEAVHVKMHKYGMNAMDATIAAMKEIGGAIVAITLVMTAVFVPVSFLSGPVGIFYRQFSLTLAIAIVISGINALTLSPALSALLLKPTDVKHDPSKGIMQKFFYHFNKKFDALTSRYGAILRIIANRKVITFGALGLFFFLTYGVLSVLPTGFIPNEDQSMIYVNVTTPPGATVERTSEIMDQVQANLLPLGEVETISTLAGYSLMTETAGASYGMGMINLVDWGSRNKNVNELIKEYEERTSHIKGAKIQFFSPPALPGFGNASGFELRLQDRSSSGLDNMGRITQEFVEALNQRPELKGVETNFEPNFPQYILNVDHDKAAKLGVSVESAMETLQSYIGSFYASNFIRYGLMYKVMIQASPEYRTSPESILSMYAKNDRGQMVPYSNFVNLERVYGPEQLTRYNMYTSALITGDAAEGFSSGDAIRAVEEVAVKILPRGFDIDWSGITREQIAAGNQALYVFAICVVFVYLLLSAQYESYILPLAVLFSLPAGIFGSFLFLKITGLENNIYAQVSLVMLIGLLGKNAILIIEIARQNRMRGLSILRSAIYGGVERLRPILMTSFAFIAGLIPLTIASGAGAIGNRTIGTAAAGGMLIGTLVGVFLIPGLYVVFETMATKFKKKETSEISVKA